TATCTGAGCCAGGTATTAAAAGGGCGGTTGGAGTTGAAAACCGACAGCGCAAAATTTAAAATGGATGAAGGTGATATCCATTCTATTTATACCGATGGTATTAGTACAGCGCTATCAGTTAACGGCCATTGCAGTTTGATAACCATTATACTCACCGAAAGCTTTATCAATAAAATAGCATACAGAACTGCCATCCAATTTAATTTAAAAGAGCAGCCCGATATACTTAGTTATCAATCTGTGAAATCTTTTACAGCCATACAGGATATCTTAAGGACCAATCATCTCCCCTACATCAAACGCCTGCTACTCGAGGCTAAAACACTCGAACTGTTAACCGGGCTACACCAACCGGCTAAGCCCGGTCCTGAAACAGGCTTTGCGCTTACCGATGCTGATAAAGAACGCCTGATGGAAGCAAGAAAACTGGTGGAAGCCAACCTGCGATCGCCCTGCTCACTGATCGAGCTATCACGAAAAACCGGGCTTAATGATTTTAAACTGAAGAAAGGTTTTAAAATACTGTTCGGCAACACCGTTTTTGGTTACCTGGCCGAGTTACGAATGAACCTGGCCTACAAACTACTGCAGCAAGGCCGCAGCGTTGGCGAGGTAGCCGAAACCGTTGGCTATAAAAATGCCCATCACTTTACGGCCGCATTTAAAAAACGTTTTGATATTTTACCCAGCAGGCTGGGCAAAGCTATAATATTATTGGTAACGGGTGTGTTTTGGCTATAGTAGATGAAAATCAGCCTTTGGCGGCAAAAAGTTTTAACATACCGGTTTGGTTGTTTTGTTGGGCCAGCATTTTAGGAGAGACGCCTTTGTTATTCTCTTTATCAAAATCGGCCCCGAAGCGCAGCAGCA
The sequence above is a segment of the Mucilaginibacter celer genome. Coding sequences within it:
- a CDS encoding helix-turn-helix transcriptional regulator — protein: MYISLTPASPTTDLQLQYPDDFLAANCIDERTGQILFSDGGLIDIGEYWFEGVAIIQTTINLKQTAHLMIRSDIRGSYLSQVLKGRLELKTDSAKFKMDEGDIHSIYTDGISTALSVNGHCSLITIILTESFINKIAYRTAIQFNLKEQPDILSYQSVKSFTAIQDILRTNHLPYIKRLLLEAKTLELLTGLHQPAKPGPETGFALTDADKERLMEARKLVEANLRSPCSLIELSRKTGLNDFKLKKGFKILFGNTVFGYLAELRMNLAYKLLQQGRSVGEVAETVGYKNAHHFTAAFKKRFDILPSRLGKAIILLVTGVFWL